ATCAGGTCGAGCACCGGCTGCATGGCGGCCGATTCGGCGATCATGGGCGGTGCGTCGTCGCGGCGCAGCAGGCGGTTCTCGATCTCGAGCCGCCGACCATGGCGCAGTGCCTGCGCCAGCTCGATCTGGGTGCGCAGCGTGGCAAGCAGCCGCCCGTTGTCCCACGGCTTCTGCACGTAGTCGCGAGCGCCACCGCGCACCGCCGCGACGGCACCTTCGACGCTGCCCCACGCGGTCATCACGATCACCGGCAGCGTCGGGTCGTGCGAGCGCAGGCGCGTCACCAGCTCGATGCCTTCGCGCCCCGAGGTGGTGTCGCGCGCGTAGTTCAAGTCCACGAGGGCGGCGTCAAAGTCGGCGCTCTCGACCGCTTCGATGACCGCTGCGGGTGAGGTGACGGCGAACACCTCGAAGCCCTCGCCGCGCAGCAGCAGGCGCAACGCGGCGAGGACGTCGGGGTCGTCGTCGGCGATCAGGACGCGCGCGGGCTTCGCTTCGGATGCGGTCACGGCGCGGAGACTAGCCGCGTGTGTCCCGGGTCGCCAACGCGGTTCCATGGCGGCGCTACGACTTGAGCCGCTTTAATTCCTTCCGCGCGGGCTCGAACTTGGGATCGAGTGCCACGGCGGCCTTCAACTCGGCGATTGCTTCGTCGCGTCGCCCCTGCTTCTCGATTGCCTGGGCGAGCCGCCAGCGCGCGGCCGCGTGCGTGGGGCTGCCGGGTTCGGGCGGAACGGCCAGGTAGTAGCGCAGCCACTTCTCGGAGCGCGCGGCCTCGGCGTCGAACTGCAGCGTGACGCGCGCAGCCTGGTACTGGGGCCCGCGACCGTCCGGAAACTTCGCCGCGGCCTCGGCCAGCAGCGCATCGAGCTCGTCCCAGCGCTTCTGGTTCGCGAGCACCTGGGCGAGCAATGCGTAGGCGGCACTGCGCTCGGGGTCGATCGCTAGTGCTTCGCGGGCGACTCGTTCGGTCTCGCCGCGTTCCGAGCGCCACGGCGGTGACAGGTAGGACGCCAGCGTGATGTGCGCCGAATAGTCGCGCGGGTTCTGCTTGACCGCCTCGCGATAGATCGCGGCGAGCGCGTGGGTGTCGCGGCTCTCCGCCGCGAAGCGCGAGCGTGCCTGCCACGCGCGCGCGGGGTCGAGTGCGACGATCTGGTCGCGCAACGCTTTCGCCTGTTTCTTGTCGCCGCCCACGATGCCCGGCGCTTCGAGGTGGAACACCATCAGCCCGATGCGCGAGTCGAAGTGTTTGGGGTCGAGTTCCGCCGCTCGTTCCGCCTCTTTCTTGAAGCGTCGCGCGAGTCCGAGCTGCTGCAGCGTGCCGGCCTTCTGTGCCTTTTCGCCGAGCACCGAGGCGAGCGCCCAGTGTGCCTGCGCGTCGTTCGGTGCGAGCGCGACGGCTTTCTCGCCGGCCGCGGCCGCGCGGTCGAGTTCGCCGAACTGCTGCAGCAACCCGGCCAGTCGTGCCTGCTCGCGCGCGTCGTTTGGACGCGCCGCAACCACGGCTTCAAGGCGGGTGCGAGCGAGCCGGTAACGGCCCTGCTCGATCAGTCGATCGATCTCATCCGCGGCAGCGCCCTGGGGAGACGCCACCGCGGCACACACGATCAGCAACGATGCAGCGAAGAAGCGCGACACGTTCCGCATGAATCCTCCGAATCCGGCTGCGCGGGGAGCGCTCGCGAAGTGAAGTGACGTCGATTTACTCGGAACGAAGTGCCACCATCGGATCCACGCGGGTGGCTCGATCGGCCGGAACCCATGCCGCCAGCAGCGCGCTGAACGCGAGGATCAACGTGACTCCGACGAACGTGGGGGGATCGTTCGGACTGACGCCGAACAAAACGCTCGCCATCAGGCGCGTCATGCCGTAGGCACCCGCGAGGCCGATGCCGACGCCGATCAGCGTGAGCTTGAGCGCCTGGCCGAGCACCATGCCCATCACGTCCTTGCGCACCGCGCCGAGCGCCATGCGAATTCCGATCTCCTGGGTGCGCTGCGCCACGCTGTAGGCCATCACGCCGTAGATGCCGATCGCGGCGATCACCAGCGCGAGGGTCGCGAACACCGACATGAGCGATGCCCACAGGCGGTTCTCCCACAGCGCGAACGTGACCGACTCGTCCATGGTCCGCGTTTCGTAGAGCGGCATGTCGCCGTCGCGTGCGAGCAGCGTGCGGCGCATTGCGCCGATCATCGCGCCCGGCGGGTTGGTGTGCTTCACCACCAGCGTGAGCGTCTGCTGCGGGTCCTGCATGTGCGGCACGTAGATCGTGACCGGGGGCCGCTTGCCCTCGATGTGCTGGTAGACGTCGCTGACCACGCCGATCACGGTCTTCCAGCCGGTCGTGTCCTCGGCGCCCCAGTTGAAGCGCTGGCCGATCGGATCCTTGCCGGGCCACAGCGTGCGCGCCGCAGTCTCGCTCACGATCGCGACCTTCTGCGTGGTCGAATCGTCGAGTGCCGTGAAGTCGCGGCCGGTCGTCATCTCGATGCCCATGGTCTTGAAGTACTCGGGGCGCACGATCGAATAGTAGGTGACGCGTCGCGGCGCGTCGGGGCCGGTCGCATCGCCGTCGAGTCGAAAGTTGCGGTTCCACGCATTCCGCGACAGCGGCAACGCCTGGATCGCGCTCACCGCTTCGACGCCCGGCAGCGCGCGCATCTGCTGCATGAGGCCGTCGGTGAACGCGAGCTTGGATTCCTGACTCGCGTAGACGGCGATCGGCATGGTGAAGCGCCCGGTCATGAGCCCCTCGGTCTTCACCGAGCTGCGCTGGTTCGCCATGTTGAGGAAGCTGCGAATCATGAGGCCCGAACCGGTCAGCAGCACCAGCGCGAGCGCGATCTCGGCCACCACCAGCGTGCTGCGCAACCGGCTGCGGCCGCGGCCCGAGGTGCCGTGCAGGCCGCCTTCCTTGAGCGCCTCGTGCACGTCGACCTGCGAGGTCTGCAGCGCCGGCGCGAGGCCCGCGAGCAGTGCCGCGAGCATCGAGGCGCCGATCGTGAACAGCAGCGTGTTCGGATCGGTCGAGAAGTCCATCCAGAACGGCAGCGGCAGCGGAATCGACGACAGCACCAGGTCGCGACCCCACACGGCGAGCAGGATGCCGAACAGTCCGCCGAGCAGCGAAACGATGATGCTCTCGGTGAGCAGCTGGCGCACGATGCGGCCGCGGGTGGCGCCGAGTGCGAAGCGCAGCGCGATCTCGCGTTGGCGGCCGGCGCCGCGGGCGAGCAGTAGGTTCGCCACGTTCGCGCACGCGATCAGCAGCACGAATCCGACCGCCGCCATCAGCACCGCGAGCATCGGGCCGACGTCGTCCACGAACTCTTCACGGAAGCTCGCCACCCGCGCGGACAGCACGGCGTCGGGGCGCGGATACTGCTTCGAGAGGTCCGCTGCGATCGCTTCGATCTCGGCATTCGCCTGCGGAATGGTGACGCCGGGCTTGAGCCGCGCGACGATGTCGATGTAGTCAGCCTCGCGCGAATCCTCCGTCGGATCGTAGTAGAGCGGCACGAAGAAGTCGGAGTTGTCCGGGTAGCGGAAATTCACCGCGGCCACGCCGACGATCTCGCGCACGCGGCCGTTGACCTTGAGCGTGCGGCCGAGCACCGCGGTATCCGAGTTGAAGCGCTCGCGCCACATGCGCTCGCTGATCATCACCACACCGAGTGCTCGCGACTTCTCTTCCTCGAGGGTCGTGAACTCGCGGCCGAGCACCGGCGGAGCCTGGAACACGCGCATCAGCCCGGGGCTCACGAGTGCCGCCTCGAAGCGCTCCGGCTCGCGCCCGAGCGTTACGTAGGCCTGCCAGCCGGTGAACCCGCCGATCGCTTCGTAGGACTTCACCCGCTCGCGCACGTCGCGGAAGTCGGGCATCGACCATTCGCTCCGGCGTTCGTTCTGCTTGGGGATGGTGCGATACAGCGAAACCGAACGCTGCTCGTCGAAGTACTGGGTCTTGCGGAACAGCAATGAATTCGTGATCCCGAACACCATCGAATTCGCGCCGATCCCGAGCGCCATGACCAGCACCACGACGGCCGTGAATCCGGGGGTGCGCGCGAGGCCGCGCCAGCCGATGCGGAGATCCTGGAGGAACGTGTCCATCTAGCGCTCCTCCTTCTCGCTCACCACGCGACCGTCGAACAGATGCACGGCCCGCGAGGCGTAGCG
This genomic interval from Candidatus Eisenbacteria bacterium contains the following:
- a CDS encoding tetratricopeptide repeat protein, whose translation is MRNVSRFFAASLLIVCAAVASPQGAAADEIDRLIEQGRYRLARTRLEAVVAARPNDAREQARLAGLLQQFGELDRAAAAGEKAVALAPNDAQAHWALASVLGEKAQKAGTLQQLGLARRFKKEAERAAELDPKHFDSRIGLMVFHLEAPGIVGGDKKQAKALRDQIVALDPARAWQARSRFAAESRDTHALAAIYREAVKQNPRDYSAHITLASYLSPPWRSERGETERVAREALAIDPERSAAYALLAQVLANQKRWDELDALLAEAAAKFPDGRGPQYQAARVTLQFDAEAARSEKWLRYYLAVPPEPGSPTHAAARWRLAQAIEKQGRRDEAIAELKAAVALDPKFEPARKELKRLKS
- a CDS encoding ABC transporter permease, coding for MDTFLQDLRIGWRGLARTPGFTAVVVLVMALGIGANSMVFGITNSLLFRKTQYFDEQRSVSLYRTIPKQNERRSEWSMPDFRDVRERVKSYEAIGGFTGWQAYVTLGREPERFEAALVSPGLMRVFQAPPVLGREFTTLEEEKSRALGVVMISERMWRERFNSDTAVLGRTLKVNGRVREIVGVAAVNFRYPDNSDFFVPLYYDPTEDSREADYIDIVARLKPGVTIPQANAEIEAIAADLSKQYPRPDAVLSARVASFREEFVDDVGPMLAVLMAAVGFVLLIACANVANLLLARGAGRQREIALRFALGATRGRIVRQLLTESIIVSLLGGLFGILLAVWGRDLVLSSIPLPLPFWMDFSTDPNTLLFTIGASMLAALLAGLAPALQTSQVDVHEALKEGGLHGTSGRGRSRLRSTLVVAEIALALVLLTGSGLMIRSFLNMANQRSSVKTEGLMTGRFTMPIAVYASQESKLAFTDGLMQQMRALPGVEAVSAIQALPLSRNAWNRNFRLDGDATGPDAPRRVTYYSIVRPEYFKTMGIEMTTGRDFTALDDSTTQKVAIVSETAARTLWPGKDPIGQRFNWGAEDTTGWKTVIGVVSDVYQHIEGKRPPVTIYVPHMQDPQQTLTLVVKHTNPPGAMIGAMRRTLLARDGDMPLYETRTMDESVTFALWENRLWASLMSVFATLALVIAAIGIYGVMAYSVAQRTQEIGIRMALGAVRKDVMGMVLGQALKLTLIGVGIGLAGAYGMTRLMASVLFGVSPNDPPTFVGVTLILAFSALLAAWVPADRATRVDPMVALRSE